The genomic interval TGATACACATATCTTCAGAAAGTTTTGGAAAGTACGACAAATATTGAATAAGAATTTATGATTTCATAGCAGGTACCTTGATAAACATCTCTCATTTCTCTCTGGCATTCAATGGTTGAACTTTTTATTTCATTGTGATCTATCCAATCTACCTACAAACTCGGAGTTTGATTGTCTTCAACTTTTTGTGACAGTGCCTAAGGAATATGGTTAAATCCTcactttatatatttttgtttgttACCATCCAAACAGTTGGTCTTCAAGTGTAATTGAAACTTGGGCACAAAATACAAGCCAATGATATTAATTCTTAATTGCTATGTTACTCTTGAGTCGGCTGTTGGTATCTTATATAGGTGTAGATCTAAATCTCGAATGTGTCTTTTCTAAAATCTCAAACACATAATCAATTTGGTTGTCAAGTGTTGATACTTGATACAGAGTTTCAGTGTTTAATACAGACATACAGTTACCAGTAGGGTAGATGTAGAGCCCAAATATCAAAGTTAAATCCTTTAAGTTTCTGATATTTCTTATGTGATTTATAATTATGTGTATATAAGCAAGTAATCTGGTTCTACTTTTACCTTTTGttgcatatcataacatatatgcAGTGATTGGATTCTACCAGTATTGCTCACTTGACAAGAACTGAGATATCCTGTGATGTCGTGGTATAGAACTTTTAGACCTTACTTATTTTTGGATATGGAACACAGGAAAGCAAGTTCTGGAAAAAAAGATGCAACTGTGGAACATGAAAATGCCGGATTTCAAGCCGTTGCTAGTGCTGGTGACCGTGATCTGCTCAAGCAAGAAAATTTTCCTAAATACACAGAAGAAAAATCATGCTCAACATCCTCTCCTTCAAGCACTTTATTAGGAAAAGACATCTTCCAAGTGCATACAAGTGAACTCAACAAACAACATACCAAGCATCCTGATGAGATTCCAAGAAAGGATGTACATTCTTCTCATGGAGCAAATGCACAATTCAAGGAAGGACTACAATCTTCTAGTCAGCAGGAAGTTAAAATTGTAGGACTGGACAAGAGTACAACTACTTTTCCAAGTAAAGAGCCTATTGAAAAACCATCTCCTCATATATCTGGCACTAATCCTGGGTTTGATAATGATGCCCAGATCGGGATAAAGGAGTCTCCTCCAGTTCAGTTAATGGGAAGATATGATGTTCCAGATCCAAACCGGATACCTGCTTCTATATTCACTAGGACAACCACTTCACAATTGGAATGGAGTGTAGCTTCTAACGAATCATTGTTTAGTATCCAGTTGGGAAAGTCTGGAGATCTGACTGGTCTCCATGGCAGTCAAATGGATGTCTGTCCATCAAAGAGTTTTGGACCTGAATCTGTACAACCTACAATTGAATCTgaattaaaagatgctgaatccatTAAGAATGTTGTGAAGCCAATCGCTGAGGAGAAGTCCATGAGACAAAAACCTATTATTGCGGAGCACATTTCTCATTCCGATAGTGCATCTCAGTTTTCTGATGGTGGAAGTGTTCGATCTTTTGCATTTCCAATGTATGTTCTCCTTCTACCCCTTGTCACAAAAAGTTGCCAAGATTTCAATATATTACATGCATCTAACAAGGTTATAAACCTATATTATTTAAAATGCAAACCAAGAGATGATGGAACCTGATATAACTTATGTTGTAACTATCTCCTTTTGCTCACTATTTTTTGTATAATGCTAAGCAAAAAAGAAAACTTTAAGGTAGTTGGTCAGCAAATATTTTAGTGATGCATCTGCAGTTAATAAATATCGAACCCACTGATCCTTAAGCAACCAAAACTGTACCTCTAAACAAACCTATTTCTTAAACGTGAAATATGAagaaaaaatgattttgatattCTAAGGTAATCTGTTGCAGATTGACAGAAGAAAGAAATGGATCTTTGGCAGGTGATTTAGTGCACCCAGTGCCCAGAAAAGATGAATTGCCGAATTCTCCGACACAATCAAAAATTCCGAAAGCAGAGCCTGCTCCGAAGGTGGAATCTCCTAAAGCTGAACCAATTGCAGCTCACAGAACATGGTTCGCATGGCCTTCTTGCTTTTCTCATTTTACACTCCATTGTTGTCGAGGTTAGTTAACAGCATCCAGAATGCTCCTTCAAATCTGTGCCTGATGCATCCTCTTGTTACCATGCTGGCCAACAAATTATTATTAAGCTTATTATTGTCGGATCTGAGTATAGCTAGCCACCATATGTATATTTCAATCGGGTGGCAGATTGCATTTTGATGCCATATAGACGTTCAAAAGTGCGTGCTGATGTTTTAAGTAGAATTGTAAGTGGAATTAGCTGGCAGACTCTAAAATAATAGGATTTAGGTCATTTCACCAAGTGCTATACGTTTCAGTAATTATGTATGTTGCTTTGTTTGCCCCACAAATCCAACATATAATtctttgtaaacattttattgcATTCAAGACCATATCTTTTATAACTTGGTGGCTTGTCGACATCTTTAACGTCACCACGTGTATTTTGCCTTTGCTATATAGGGTTTCTCTGATGTTTGTAACAATGTTGGAGAATTATACTGCACTGAACTTCCTTAATGTTAAATGAATAGTGAGTGGGGGTTTAGACAAATAAAGTATTCCTAAATGAACTTTGATTTGTTGGGATGTGTTGTTGATTCCAGTGTAAGGTGAAGAAGAGCTATGAGAAGACCAGTAGTGAAGCTTGAAACCCCCTGACAAATTGGATAGCAAAGAGAGCAAAACTATAAGCACGTAAGTGATGCCTTGACCGATTGCAACATGATCAATCCCTCAGGTTCGTGCATTAGTTGCTACTGCATGAGGACCACTGAACTGCATCAATCCAACATTTTGATCTCCTGGGATTCACTCGTCTCCAGAGCAATGGAAGAAGTTAATCTTGATGTAGAGAATAAGGATGATGGGTGATCTTGTCTGAAAATTGGAGAGATGGTAAGCTGGGGATATGACTGTCGTGTTGATTGAATGTAGATTTCGCTCCGCTCTATAACACAAAaaatgtcagtgccgagccaaggaaggggtccctggcgttggccctccgatgctcaagtcagttatcggaaaaaggaaaaagatgaAGCAACGGTAGACACAGgtgtgaatagtgaataacgcgtacctccgcCGGTGTATAGACTCCTTTTATATAGTACTCGAGTGTGCAATGTGCGCATTTCTCTCGAGACATGGGCATGTTCTCCAATTGGCCTGGGCGCGTTCTCCaatttgtcctatgaaaggacatgtcaggaaagtgtctctgacactgtATCTTAATAgagcatgcatatccctgacaagacagtagaaattTTCGTCGTACTATCTTCCAGAAAGATATTGAGAGATATGATAGTGATCCCGCTGTTCTGCCGACTgaggtagccgctcggctgagACTCCTCCgcttagggctgtaaatgaaccaagtattCGTGAACAAATTTGGTGTTCAGCTTGgtaagagtttatttatatttgttcaatatacataagattaattaaataaacaagcttgaacaactcgttaaactaaacaaacaaacttgaatacacgtgttcagctcgttaatgtttgtgaacaatgttcatgaaccatattcattaataatttttttttcaatatgctaaataaataataaaataaaataaaataaacaaataaatttaaattatcaactcaataatcaatcaaacaattaaaatttttaaataatcaaacaagcttgaattgatagCTTGGTAACATTTAAACAAATCAAGCTTGAattaagctcaagccaagcttgaaccaagATCAAGCCAagttcaaaccaagctcaagccaagattgaattgagagctcgataacatctaaacaagtcaagctcaaaccaagcttcaaacaagctcataaaaaaataaactaagtcaaacttgaataatcatttcaaaaacttggttcattttaagctcggcttgactcagctcggttaccttatcaaacaaggtTGAACACCCCAAAACTCACTCGACTCGTTTTGTTTACAACCCTACCTCCGCTCGGTCGACCTCGACTGTTCTTCCTTGTGGTGATTGGGTATAGTAGCTTATTCTCTTTCCACTCGGACAAGTGCTTCGGTGACCTTAGCATTTTATCGATCTGCAGTGAGCGTCTGGCAATCTTGCCTTGTTGTTCCGAGTTGGACGAGGGTCGGCTCGGATAAGTGTCTTGCCGATCGGACATTGTCCGCACCGATCGGCTATTGTAgtcgacctccgctcggccaccataGGTGAGCCCTTTGACATCCTGACGttgatcaccttgactttgacgtCCACGTCGATTGCTATCTCTGTCCTTTGCTTCGTACTTAGTGGCCCTTTTATCACAGCATCAATGGGTATTTTAAGCATTGACTTATGGACTTGGTTTACAGATAGCGTGGTTGATGAGTTGATCCATCCAAATTTGGTTGGATTAGGGAGGATAAAAGGATTGACTGCTGATCATAAAATTGCCAGACTCGCTACGCTGACCATCAGTGACAGTGTGGATGATGATCACGACGACTACCGAACATCGTTGTTGATCATTGAACATCTCATTCTGAACATCAAACATCATTGACTGCTATGATCCTTAGCCACCC from Zingiber officinale cultivar Zhangliang chromosome 6B, Zo_v1.1, whole genome shotgun sequence carries:
- the LOC121991730 gene encoding uncharacterized protein LOC121991730 isoform X1; amino-acid sequence: MLANFIITGGSSLEDSFRRCRRYHRLSAARLRRRWQRDVGRSYFRLLLLSTATEALAVATASEATQMDSLEEGKRRLASFVAKARASAVSSSVRVGAADCREMGTKAKRRLSLRSLFWISLKFTPFPRKASSGKKDATVEHENAGFQAVASAGDRDLLKQENFPKYTEEKSCSTSSPSSTLLGKDIFQVHTSELNKQHTKHPDEIPRKDVHSSHGANAQFKEGLQSSSQQEVKIVGLDKSTTTFPSKEPIEKPSPHISGTNPGFDNDAQIGIKESPPVQLMGRYDVPDPNRIPASIFTRTTTSQLEWSVASNESLFSIQLGKSGDLTGLHGSQMDVCPSKSFGPESVQPTIESELKDAESIKNVVKPIAEEKSMRQKPIIAEHISHSDSASQFSDGGSVRSFAFPILTEERNGSLAGDLVHPVPRKDELPNSPTQSKIPKAEPAPKVESPKAEPIAAHRTWFAWPSCFSHFTLHCCRG
- the LOC121991730 gene encoding uncharacterized protein LOC121991730 isoform X4; translation: MGTKAKRRLSLRSLFWISLKFTPFPRKASSGKKDATVEHENAGFQAVASAGDRDLLKQENFPKYTEEKSCSTSSPSSTLLGKDIFQVHTSELNKQHTKHPDEIPRKDVHSSHGANAQFKEGLQSSSQQEVKIVGLDKSTTTFPSKEPIEKPSPHISGTNPGFDNDAQIGIKESPPVQLMGRYDVPDPNRIPASIFTRTTTSQLEWSVASNESLFSIQLGKSGDLTGLHGSQMDVCPSKSFGPESVQPTIESELKDAESIKNVVKPIAEEKSMRQKPIIAEHISHSDSASQFSDGGSVRSFAFPILTEERNGSLAGDLVHPVPRKDELPNSPTQSKIPKAEPAPKVESPKAEPIAAHRTWFAWPSCFSHFTLHCCRG
- the LOC121991730 gene encoding uncharacterized protein LOC121991730 isoform X3, encoding MLSVRARAVSSSVRVGAADCREMGTKAKRRLSLRSLFWISLKFTPFPRKASSGKKDATVEHENAGFQAVASAGDRDLLKQENFPKYTEEKSCSTSSPSSTLLGKDIFQVHTSELNKQHTKHPDEIPRKDVHSSHGANAQFKEGLQSSSQQEVKIVGLDKSTTTFPSKEPIEKPSPHISGTNPGFDNDAQIGIKESPPVQLMGRYDVPDPNRIPASIFTRTTTSQLEWSVASNESLFSIQLGKSGDLTGLHGSQMDVCPSKSFGPESVQPTIESELKDAESIKNVVKPIAEEKSMRQKPIIAEHISHSDSASQFSDGGSVRSFAFPILTEERNGSLAGDLVHPVPRKDELPNSPTQSKIPKAEPAPKVESPKAEPIAAHRTWFAWPSCFSHFTLHCCRG
- the LOC121991730 gene encoding uncharacterized protein LOC121991730 isoform X2, with protein sequence MLANFIITGGSSLEDSFRRCRRYHRLSAARLRRRWQRDVGRSYFRLLLLSTATEALAVATASEATQMDSLEEGKRRLASFVAKARASAVSSSVRVGAADCREMGTKAKRRLSLRSLFWISLKFTPFPRKASSGKKDATVEHENAGFQAVASAGDRDLLKQENFPKYTEEKSCSTSSPSSTLLGKDIFQVHTSELNKQHTKHPDEIPRKDVHSSHGANAQFKEGLQSSSQQEVKIVGLDKSTTTFPSKEPIEKPSPHISGTNPGFDNDAQIGIKESPPVQLMGRYDVPDPNRIPASIFTRTTTSQLEWSVASNESLFSIQLGKSGDLTGLHGSQMDVCPSKSFGPESVQPTIESELKDAESIKNVVKPIAEEKSMRQKPIIAEHISHSDSASQFSDGGSVRSFAFPM